In Salinigranum rubrum, one genomic interval encodes:
- a CDS encoding CaiB/BaiF CoA transferase family protein, producing the protein MDLQSIRVLDLSHTLPGPYGTQLLCDMGADVIKIERPETGEPGRQLGRTQTDRRHAPVFEVMNRGKRSVTLDLKRERGLDAFLELARTADVLVEQFRPGVVDRLGVAYDDMCTVNDEIVYCSLSGFGQTGPLSERVGHDLNYAGFAGLIDMNRRDPETKPTLPGFPVADMAGGAFAALSIVGALLSRELGEGDGEYLDVSMTDALLSFSQLLAAPAMAGVEQRPGATRTTGKYPCYDVYETADGRYVTLAALEPEFWQRFCELIDRPDLVSDHKSNDETTRKRLRNDLSAVFTQRSAEEWETLLGDEDVMFGPVQTLAEAFESDHFEARGVIESDDGLLKRIGFPAITNRDLGQIESAPPALGEHTDEVLQEVGFSAAEVATLHEQDVV; encoded by the coding sequence ATGGACCTCCAGTCAATTCGCGTCCTCGACCTGTCACATACGCTCCCGGGACCATACGGCACGCAGTTGCTCTGTGACATGGGCGCAGACGTTATCAAGATCGAACGTCCGGAAACCGGCGAACCGGGTCGCCAGCTCGGACGAACCCAGACGGACAGACGTCACGCACCGGTGTTTGAGGTGATGAACCGGGGAAAACGGAGTGTGACACTAGACCTGAAGCGCGAACGCGGGCTGGACGCGTTCCTCGAACTCGCACGAACCGCCGATGTCTTGGTTGAGCAGTTCCGCCCCGGTGTGGTTGACCGACTAGGCGTGGCCTACGACGACATGTGTACGGTCAACGACGAGATCGTGTACTGTTCGCTCTCCGGCTTTGGCCAGACCGGTCCGCTCAGTGAGCGCGTCGGCCACGATCTCAACTACGCGGGCTTTGCCGGCCTGATCGACATGAACCGACGTGACCCCGAGACGAAACCTACTCTCCCGGGGTTTCCCGTCGCTGACATGGCTGGTGGCGCGTTCGCCGCACTCTCAATCGTCGGCGCACTTCTCTCACGCGAACTCGGGGAAGGTGACGGCGAATACCTCGACGTTTCGATGACCGACGCATTGCTCTCGTTCTCACAGCTCCTTGCTGCACCGGCGATGGCCGGTGTCGAGCAGCGTCCGGGCGCAACCCGAACCACGGGTAAGTACCCCTGTTACGACGTCTACGAGACTGCCGACGGGCGATATGTGACTCTCGCTGCGCTCGAACCCGAGTTCTGGCAACGATTCTGTGAACTGATCGACCGCCCGGACCTCGTCTCAGACCACAAGTCCAACGACGAGACGACTCGAAAACGTCTTCGTAACGACCTCTCAGCGGTGTTCACACAGCGGTCGGCAGAAGAGTGGGAGACTCTTCTCGGCGACGAAGATGTGATGTTCGGCCCGGTACAGACTCTGGCTGAGGCGTTTGAGAGTGACCACTTTGAGGCGCGCGGCGTCATCGAATCGGACGACGGATTACTCAAGCGGATAGGATTCCCGGCTATAACGAATCGCGACCTAGGGCAGATCGAGTCGGCTCCCCCGGCCCTCGGCGAACATACTGACGAAGTCCTTCAGGAGGTCGGATTCTCTGCGGCGGAGG
- a CDS encoding NAD(P)-dependent oxidoreductase — translation MLKKSIDIGMIGLGKMGGNMAQNLLSSGFPVCGFDVSDAAISKFRESGGTTRDSPAAVAADVDIMITSLPKASAVKEVYRGGDGIFQSGDPGLIVLEMSTISPDMATELAEEAATHDIDVLGAPVSGGPEESRDGTLTIMVGGRQEVFDDERTQTVLEHLGEDLYYTGDIDSGHMIKLINNVMTMGNLLLAMEAVSLGAARDIDGEVMLKVLGKSGGASNQFHKRMPRVLNRNFEAGFTIDLGKKDVGLALDTARSMDQSMITTSVVFNLFTQASRDGYGDEDISAIVKLLEENRGTTVDAENEVDEAYDGY, via the coding sequence ATGCTGAAGAAAAGCATTGATATCGGAATGATTGGACTCGGGAAGATGGGGGGTAACATGGCGCAAAATCTCCTCTCGTCCGGCTTTCCCGTTTGCGGGTTCGACGTCAGCGACGCTGCTATCAGCAAGTTCCGTGAATCTGGCGGTACGACACGGGACTCACCCGCCGCGGTCGCTGCGGACGTCGACATTATGATCACAAGCCTCCCGAAGGCATCTGCTGTCAAAGAAGTATATCGGGGCGGCGACGGCATATTCCAGAGTGGTGACCCTGGCCTCATCGTTCTGGAGATGAGCACGATCAGTCCCGATATGGCGACAGAACTCGCTGAAGAGGCTGCTACGCACGATATCGATGTACTCGGCGCACCCGTGAGCGGGGGTCCCGAAGAGAGTCGCGATGGCACGCTGACAATCATGGTCGGTGGTCGTCAGGAGGTCTTTGACGACGAGCGGACCCAGACAGTCCTCGAGCACCTCGGTGAGGACCTCTACTATACCGGTGATATTGATTCGGGCCACATGATCAAACTGATAAACAATGTCATGACCATGGGGAACCTGCTGCTGGCGATGGAAGCTGTCTCGCTGGGTGCGGCCCGAGACATCGACGGAGAGGTCATGCTTAAGGTACTTGGAAAGAGCGGTGGCGCGTCGAACCAGTTTCACAAACGGATGCCGCGCGTGTTGAACCGCAACTTCGAGGCGGGGTTTACCATCGACTTAGGGAAGAAAGATGTGGGACTCGCACTCGATACGGCTAGGTCGATGGATCAATCGATGATCACAACGAGCGTCGTGTTCAATTTATTTACGCAGGCCAGTCGCGATGGCTACGGCGACGAAGATATCAGTGCGATCGTGAAACTGCTTGAGGAAAATCGCGGAACGACTGTCGACGCCGAAAACGAGGTTGACGAGGCTTACGATGGCTACTGA
- a CDS encoding tripartite tricarboxylate transporter TctB family protein, whose protein sequence is MINIDMVHTSIAVRDELSSVLFIALGIAIVYVSSSFPSGTTRAPGAGFFPQLLGIAIVVLASIDIVTRRKFEADSHQQIELADAKTFLTVVGLFAAYIFVIPLIGFIISTAIYLYLIAAYSGVTFKRRVLITIVTPVVLHYLFSEFLSLPLPEIPFLANLLS, encoded by the coding sequence GTGATCAATATCGACATGGTACACACGAGTATCGCTGTACGCGACGAACTCTCGTCAGTCCTGTTTATCGCTCTCGGAATTGCGATCGTCTACGTTAGCTCCTCGTTTCCGTCGGGTACGACCCGTGCTCCCGGTGCGGGCTTTTTCCCGCAGTTGCTCGGGATCGCGATCGTCGTGCTCGCGAGTATCGACATCGTTACGAGACGAAAGTTCGAGGCCGACTCACACCAGCAGATCGAGCTGGCCGATGCGAAGACGTTCCTCACCGTTGTCGGCCTGTTCGCTGCGTACATTTTTGTGATCCCGCTCATCGGGTTCATCATCTCGACGGCGATCTATCTCTATTTGATCGCGGCGTACTCCGGCGTGACATTCAAGCGCCGGGTATTGATCACCATCGTTACGCCGGTTGTGTTACATTATCTGTTCTCGGAATTTCTCTCACTACCGCTCCCCGAAATTCCGTTCCTCGCAAACCTCCTCTCTTGA
- a CDS encoding Bug family tripartite tricarboxylate transporter substrate binding protein — protein MQVAAASGIVGLAGCTEQSLSGGGEYPSQEIRTVVPWSAGGGTDQTVRQLVNVVEDNSDHQFVVENVTGASGTVGQSEVLNAEPDGYTIGLISSTLCILPHIGLADFAPTDFTPIFQYNSDPRTLIVHEDTPYGSLEEFQQYASENPSEVTIGPGGLGNIDHLAAAGLGDVMNVELNIVPYAEGAANAIQATLNGEVHGTTVGAGDAISQIEDGPLEVLGVMGNERLDILPDTPTFPEAGYEWEVAVWRIFVAPPDMSQERAQTLYDILNTGWETDEYQSWMSERGYGLVNRGPDELPEYIESQFNSFEEPAQLMETE, from the coding sequence GTGCAGGTAGCAGCAGCATCGGGTATCGTTGGATTGGCTGGATGTACCGAACAGAGTCTTTCGGGTGGGGGCGAATATCCATCACAGGAGATCAGAACCGTTGTCCCGTGGTCCGCCGGTGGCGGAACGGATCAGACCGTTCGACAGTTGGTCAACGTCGTTGAAGACAACAGTGACCATCAGTTCGTCGTCGAGAATGTCACCGGTGCGTCGGGGACAGTCGGCCAGAGCGAGGTCTTGAACGCCGAGCCTGACGGATACACGATCGGGCTCATCTCGAGTACGCTCTGTATACTTCCGCACATCGGGCTGGCGGATTTTGCGCCGACGGACTTTACGCCGATCTTTCAGTACAATTCCGATCCGCGAACACTCATCGTCCACGAGGATACGCCCTACGGCTCCCTCGAAGAGTTCCAGCAATACGCTTCCGAGAACCCCAGTGAAGTCACTATCGGTCCCGGCGGGCTCGGGAATATCGATCACCTCGCGGCAGCTGGACTGGGCGACGTGATGAACGTGGAACTGAACATCGTCCCGTACGCTGAGGGAGCGGCGAACGCGATCCAGGCCACCCTGAACGGGGAAGTCCATGGCACGACCGTCGGTGCAGGCGATGCTATTTCGCAGATCGAAGACGGGCCACTCGAAGTGCTTGGCGTGATGGGAAATGAACGGCTTGATATCCTCCCTGATACCCCGACGTTCCCTGAGGCGGGATACGAGTGGGAAGTCGCAGTCTGGCGGATCTTCGTCGCGCCGCCGGACATGTCACAGGAGCGTGCTCAGACGCTATACGACATTCTAAATACAGGTTGGGAGACCGATGAGTACCAATCATGGATGTCCGAGCGCGGCTACGGGCTCGTCAACCGCGGTCCGGACGAGCTTCCCGAGTACATCGAATCACAGTTTAACTCCTTCGAGGAACCAGCCCAGCTGATGGAAACAGAGTGA
- a CDS encoding acetyl-CoA hydrolase/transferase C-terminal domain-containing protein, producing the protein MLNGVGGSGDFARNAHLSVMALGSTAKGGEISRIVPMVPHVDNPEHDVDVVITDQGIADLRGTVPLERATALIDNCAHPSFRDRLRGSLDRVDAGGGNIRHDLETAISWHRRWMGG; encoded by the coding sequence ATGCTAAACGGCGTCGGCGGCAGTGGCGATTTCGCGAGGAACGCGCACCTCTCTGTCATGGCGTTGGGTTCGACGGCGAAAGGCGGCGAGATCTCGCGGATAGTCCCGATGGTGCCTCACGTCGACAATCCCGAGCACGACGTGGACGTCGTGATCACCGACCAGGGCATCGCCGATCTCCGCGGAACGGTGCCCCTCGAACGCGCGACGGCGTTGATCGACAACTGTGCGCACCCATCGTTCAGAGACAGGTTGCGTGGCTCCCTCGACAGAGTGGACGCTGGCGGTGGAAATATCCGGCACGACCTCGAAACGGCGATCTCGTGGCATCGTCGATGGATGGGTGGCTGA